In Nicotiana tabacum cultivar K326 chromosome 11, ASM71507v2, whole genome shotgun sequence, a single window of DNA contains:
- the LOC142166098 gene encoding putative late blight resistance protein homolog R1A-3, which produces MKSVEEVVEVHLDELVCSGLVIVSSERGRASSCRIHDLVHDFCLIKAREEQLFDFISSSAPSPSSSEQKKNPYVKHLLSLMVSDGKHNHLSYNCHLRHLRLLKRLELHKIRLTYSLLNEIGMLVHLRCLKIQMKAKALPPSFSNLLNLETLVVDNQGSNMVLSPSIWSLVKLQHVSMDSCSVFDLDTDESTVLEEDLKLEHLRILYGLKLSSSGNREDIFKRIPNLRSLTFTIEEPCPCSAEQICFPRLDILDELEEVRAYFYPCIHQCDFHFPSSLKKLVLGSFALPSNSLSRIARLPKLQNLSLEEAIIQGKEWNMEEEDAFENLKSLTLDRVSFSEWKVNGEESFPVLEELQILDCTELMEIPDSFADIFSLKYISLLGSCQLEVSAIRIKEYVTDMTGEDNLETAELS; this is translated from the exons ATGAAGAGTGTGGAAGAAGTAGTGGAGGTTCATTTGGATGAGTTAGTTTGCAGTGGCTTGGTAATAGTTTCCAGTGAGAGAGGTAGGGCATCGAGTTGCCGAATTCATGATCTTGTGCATGATTTTTGTTTAATAAAAGCTAGAGAGGAACAGCTGTTTGATTTCATAAGTTCAAGTGCTCCGTCTCCTTCTTCTTCAGAAC AAAAGAAAAATCCTTATGTTAAACACCTCCTCTCTTTGATGGTTTCTGATGGGAAGCACAATCATCTTTCCTACAACTGTCACCTAAGACACTTGAGACTTCTTAAAAGGTTGGAGCTGCACAAAATAAGATTGACATATTCTTTGCTGAATGAAATAGGCATGCTTGTTCATTTAAGGTGCTTAAAGATTCAGATGAAGGCAAAAGCTCTTCCTCCGTCATTTTCAAACCTCTTGAATCTGGAAACTCTTGTGGTGGATAACCAGGGATCAAACATGGTACTATCACCTAGTATTTGGAGTCTTGTAAAGTTGCAACATGTGAGCATGGATAGTTGTTCGGTCTTTGATTTGGATACTGATGAATCAACAGTGTTAGAAGAGGACCTAAAGTTAGAGCATTTGAGAATATTGTATGGTCTCAAGCTTTCCTCTTCGGGAAACAGAGAGGATATTTTCAAAAGGATTCCCAATCTTCGAAGCCTTACATTCACCATTGAGGAACCCTGTCCTTGTTCAGCAGAGCAGATTTGTTTTCCAAGATTGGATATCCTTGATGAACTTGAAGAAGTTCGAGCATATTTTTACCCATGTATACATCAGTGTGATTTTCACTTCCCTTCGAGCTTGAAAAAACTTGTATTGGGAAGCTTTGCTCTGCCATCCAATTCACTGTCAAGAATTGCGAGACTGCCCAAACTTCAAAACCTGAGTCTAGAAGAAGCAATCATCCAGGGGAAAGAATGGAACATGGAAGAAGAAGACGCCTTCGAGAATCTCAAATCGCTGACATTGGATAGGGTGTCTTTTTCTGAATGGAAGGTTAATGGAGAGGAATCCTTTCCCGTGCTTGAGGAATTACAAATACTAGACTGTACTGAGCTTATGGAGATCCCGGACAGTTTTGCTGATATTttttcattaaagtatatctCACTGTTGGGCAGCTGTCAACTGGAAGTTTCAGCCATAAGGATTAAGGAATATGTTACAGATATGACGGGAGAAGACAACCTTGAG ACAGCAGAACTGTCCTGA